The Christiangramia flava JLT2011 genome has a segment encoding these proteins:
- a CDS encoding RNA-binding S4 domain-containing protein has translation MRVDKFLWCVRYFKTRSIATNACKQGKVKIGTENLKPSKDVFPGDQLVVRKNQINYELEILDLPPNRVGAKLVNIYVQDKTPKEAFEKLDLLKYSKDYYRKKGTGRPTKKDRRDIDDWFDNASENTEDDGL, from the coding sequence ATGAGAGTGGACAAGTTTTTATGGTGTGTACGATATTTCAAGACCAGAAGCATCGCTACCAATGCCTGCAAGCAGGGAAAAGTGAAGATTGGAACCGAAAATTTAAAACCATCAAAAGATGTTTTTCCTGGTGATCAACTGGTGGTGAGAAAGAACCAGATCAATTACGAACTGGAAATCCTGGATCTACCCCCAAACCGTGTAGGTGCCAAGCTGGTGAATATCTACGTACAGGATAAAACCCCGAAAGAAGCCTTTGAAAAACTTGATCTTCTGAAATATTCCAAAGATTACTACCGAAAAAAAGGAACGGGGCGCCCTACCAAGAAAGATCGGCGTGATATCGATGACTGGTTTGATAACGCTTCGGAAAATACAGAAGATGATGGACTCTAA
- a CDS encoding phosphoribosyltransferase family protein translates to MSHPILNNEQIQHKIRRIAYQIYENNIDENEIIIAGITNSGFTLAKRIKKDLDQISEIDSTICEVRVDKKNPLEPIETSLSSEEYTNKSIVLVDDVLNSGTTLIYGVRHFLAVPLKKFQTAVLVDRNHKKYPVKADFKGISLSTSLNETVKVVFEEGNDRVELS, encoded by the coding sequence ATGAGCCACCCCATTTTGAACAACGAGCAGATTCAGCATAAAATCAGAAGAATTGCTTACCAGATCTACGAAAACAACATAGACGAAAATGAGATCATCATTGCCGGAATTACCAACAGCGGTTTTACCCTGGCCAAACGCATCAAAAAGGATCTCGACCAGATTTCGGAAATAGACTCTACGATCTGCGAAGTACGGGTAGATAAGAAAAACCCGCTAGAGCCTATCGAGACTTCCCTGTCCTCTGAAGAATACACCAATAAATCGATCGTCCTGGTAGACGATGTATTGAATTCAGGAACGACGCTCATTTACGGCGTAAGACATTTTTTGGCAGTACCTCTGAAGAAATTCCAAACCGCAGTCCTTGTTGACAGAAATCACAAAAAATATCCTGTAAAGGCCGATTTTAAAGGCATTTCTCTTTCCACTTCGCTGAACGAAACAGTGAAAGTGGTTTTTGAAGAAGGGAATGACCGAGTGGAATTATCGTAG
- a CDS encoding sterol desaturase family protein: MNTVLWIVVFLGTFLIMEGMAWFTHKYIMHGFLWKLHQDHHKKDHSSWWERNDLFFVFYALVSIGCFLGWKYAGFWLGLPIGLGILAYGITYFTVHDIFIHQRFKIFRNANNRYAKGIRRAHKMHHKHLGKDDGECFGMLLVPFKYFKK; this comes from the coding sequence ATGAATACAGTTTTATGGATCGTAGTATTTCTGGGAACTTTTCTCATCATGGAAGGGATGGCATGGTTTACACATAAATATATCATGCACGGTTTTCTCTGGAAACTGCACCAGGATCATCATAAAAAAGATCACAGCAGCTGGTGGGAACGCAACGATTTGTTCTTCGTTTTTTACGCACTGGTGAGCATTGGCTGCTTCCTCGGCTGGAAATATGCCGGTTTCTGGTTAGGCCTGCCAATTGGCCTGGGAATCCTTGCATACGGGATCACTTATTTTACCGTTCATGATATTTTCATCCACCAGCGGTTCAAGATCTTCCGAAATGCCAATAATCGCTACGCAAAAGGCATCAGGAGAGCACATAAAATGCATCACAAACACCTGGGGAAAGATGACGGAGAATGTTTCGGGATGCTGTTGGTGCCGTTCAAGTACTTCAAAAAATAA
- a CDS encoding transketolase family protein — MKEYKNTGSKDTRSGFGDGLTELGRTNPNVVALCADLIGSLKMQDFIDENPERFFQVGIAEANMMGMAAGLTIGGKIPFAGTFANFATGRVYDQIRQSIAYSGKNVKICASHSGVTLGEDGATHQILEDIGLMKMLPGMTVINTCDYNQTKAATIAIAEHEGPVYLRFGRPKVANFTPEDQKFEIGKAVKLYEGTDVTIVATGHLVWEAVQAAVELNEKGISAEVIDMHTIKPLDEKAILESVKKTGCIVTAEEHNYLGGLGESVARTLSQHQPTPQEFVATQDTFGESGTPAQLMDKYGLNAKAIVSACEKVMKRK, encoded by the coding sequence ATGAAAGAATATAAAAATACAGGAAGTAAAGATACACGTTCAGGTTTTGGTGATGGGCTTACCGAACTGGGACGCACGAATCCAAATGTAGTAGCCCTTTGTGCTGATTTGATCGGTTCATTAAAAATGCAGGATTTCATCGATGAAAATCCAGAGCGCTTTTTCCAGGTTGGTATTGCAGAGGCCAACATGATGGGAATGGCTGCCGGGCTGACCATTGGCGGAAAAATTCCTTTTGCCGGGACTTTTGCCAATTTTGCGACCGGTCGTGTGTACGACCAGATCAGGCAAAGCATTGCCTATTCCGGGAAAAATGTAAAGATCTGTGCATCCCACTCCGGGGTAACCCTTGGAGAAGACGGTGCAACTCACCAGATTTTAGAAGACATCGGCTTGATGAAAATGCTTCCAGGGATGACCGTCATCAATACCTGTGATTACAACCAGACGAAAGCCGCCACTATCGCTATCGCAGAACACGAAGGGCCGGTTTACCTTCGTTTCGGAAGACCAAAAGTGGCCAATTTTACTCCGGAAGACCAGAAATTTGAGATTGGTAAAGCAGTAAAATTATATGAAGGAACCGATGTCACGATCGTTGCAACCGGTCACCTGGTTTGGGAAGCAGTTCAGGCAGCCGTAGAGCTGAACGAAAAAGGTATCAGTGCCGAAGTGATCGATATGCATACGATCAAACCACTGGACGAAAAAGCCATTTTAGAATCGGTTAAAAAAACCGGCTGCATCGTGACTGCTGAAGAACACAACTATCTTGGAGGTCTGGGGGAAAGCGTTGCAAGAACCCTTTCTCAACATCAGCCAACACCTCAGGAATTCGTTGCTACCCAGGATACTTTTGGGGAAAGCGGAACTCCGGCACAATTAATGGATAAGTACGGTCTGAACGCAAAGGCCATCGTCAGCGCTTGTGAAAAAGTGATGAAGAGAAAATAA
- a CDS encoding MerR family transcriptional regulator → MEHIKQSFSIKDLEHLSGVKAHTIRIWEKRYDILNPDRTETNIRTYDGKNLQKLLNISFLNEHGYKISRISKMSDQEIISLVKRITASSSEENRSKNAFKVSMLNFDEKLFHETYNKLSATREFRDIFHDVFLPLLEEIGLLWQTDTIKPIHEHYIVELIKQKIYLNIAELKTSQELNSEKLYVLFLPDNEIHDIGILYLNYEILSRGKNAIYLGPSLPLNNMDYLLKIHNNLAFVSYLTVSPVNTNVTDFIAEFQETLNQEKSFPLHLLGARTRDLENVELDKNVRIYADIEDFINTLD, encoded by the coding sequence ATGGAACATATTAAACAAAGTTTCAGCATTAAAGACCTGGAACACCTCAGTGGCGTGAAAGCCCATACCATTCGCATTTGGGAAAAACGCTATGACATTCTCAATCCTGACCGTACCGAGACCAATATTCGCACTTACGATGGCAAGAACCTTCAAAAGCTGCTGAATATTTCCTTTTTGAACGAACATGGTTACAAGATTTCCCGCATTTCGAAGATGAGCGATCAGGAGATCATAAGTCTGGTAAAACGCATTACGGCTTCTTCCAGTGAAGAAAACCGATCCAAGAACGCTTTTAAGGTCTCTATGCTTAATTTCGATGAAAAGCTATTTCACGAAACTTATAATAAATTGAGTGCGACCCGGGAATTTCGGGATATCTTTCATGATGTTTTCCTGCCTTTGCTAGAGGAGATCGGGCTGCTGTGGCAAACAGATACAATCAAACCTATTCACGAGCATTATATCGTGGAACTGATCAAACAAAAAATTTATCTCAATATCGCCGAACTGAAGACCTCTCAAGAGCTTAATTCTGAAAAACTATATGTTTTGTTCCTGCCTGATAATGAGATCCATGATATTGGAATTCTTTATCTGAACTACGAGATTCTCTCCCGCGGAAAGAACGCTATTTATCTTGGCCCAAGCCTCCCGCTTAACAATATGGACTATCTTTTGAAAATCCATAACAACCTCGCTTTCGTAAGTTATCTTACCGTATCGCCGGTCAATACCAATGTAACCGACTTTATTGCGGAATTCCAGGAAACGCTCAACCAGGAGAAATCCTTTCCGCTGCACCTGCTCGGTGCCCGGACCCGTGACCTGGAAAATGTGGAACTGGACAAGAATGTGAGAATTTACGCCGATATTGAAGATTTTATAAACACGCTCGATTAA
- a CDS encoding DUF2306 domain-containing protein has product MAKFLHSSKWILFGILSISVGLYPLLYFVIDRNFGLLSSKTQLLLTDFTWNFAFYGHIILGGIALLIGWMQFHSRLRKNRPRIHRNIGRVYLLAVLISGSCGLYIAQFATGGVSNQIAFSLSALIWLTTSMLAFTAIRKHHIRKHQEWMIYSYAICFSAVTLRIWLPLLIIVFGEFPKAYLMVGWLSWVPNLLVAYLFILRLRRKEQQPGMAA; this is encoded by the coding sequence TTGGCAAAATTCCTCCACTCTTCCAAATGGATACTTTTCGGCATACTGAGTATTTCCGTGGGACTTTATCCCCTGCTCTATTTTGTGATCGACCGGAATTTTGGCCTTCTTTCTTCCAAGACCCAGTTACTGCTTACCGACTTCACCTGGAATTTTGCTTTTTACGGACATATCATTTTAGGAGGTATCGCCCTGTTAATTGGCTGGATGCAATTTCATTCCCGTCTTCGGAAAAACCGCCCGAGAATTCATCGGAATATTGGCCGAGTCTACCTGCTGGCGGTGTTAATAAGTGGCAGCTGCGGTTTATATATTGCGCAATTTGCGACCGGTGGAGTTTCCAACCAGATCGCATTCAGTCTCAGCGCGCTCATTTGGCTAACGACCAGTATGCTGGCTTTTACCGCTATCAGAAAGCATCACATCAGAAAACACCAGGAGTGGATGATCTATAGTTATGCCATCTGCTTTTCCGCCGTGACCCTCAGGATCTGGCTACCCCTACTCATCATCGTTTTTGGAGAATTCCCCAAAGCATACCTTATGGTAGGCTGGCTCAGTTGGGTTCCAAATTTACTGGTTGCCTATTTATTCATTCTTCGGTTGCGTAGAAAAGAACAACAACCGGGAATGGCCGCATGA
- a CDS encoding phytoene desaturase family protein: MPKTINIIGSGFSALSASCYLAQAGYEVHIFEKNDTVGGRARQYKKDGFTFDIGPTWYWMPDVFERFFQDFGKSAADFYQLEKLDPAYEVYFGKDDSVVIPAGLENIYQSFETVETGSSEKLREFITKARDNYDIAIKDLVYRPGVSPLELVTPATITRLGRFFTNISSDVGKDFRNDKLRQILEFPVLFLGAKPSDTPAFYSFMNYADFGLGTWHPKGGMYSVIEGIQQLAESLGVHFHLNSPVNQVILKNNKACGVIVGGKEYHSDIVLSGADYHHSEELLPKKFRQYSEAYWDKKTFAPSSLLFYVGFDKKLQNVSHHTLFFDSDFQEHAKDIYDHPKWPENPLFYASFPSLTDDSCAPEGKEAGIFLIPLAPDLEDTEELRNYYFKLIIRRFEQLTGQKVENNVIFKKSFCVNDFKEAYNSYKGNAYGMANTLFQTAFLRPKIKSKRVNQLYFTGQLTVPGPGVPPSLISGKLAAGLIEKNEKN, translated from the coding sequence ATGCCTAAAACAATCAACATCATCGGTTCTGGATTTTCAGCGCTTTCCGCGAGCTGCTATCTGGCCCAGGCCGGTTATGAAGTTCATATTTTTGAAAAAAACGATACGGTTGGAGGCCGTGCCCGGCAGTATAAAAAAGACGGGTTTACTTTTGATATTGGTCCAACCTGGTACTGGATGCCAGATGTTTTCGAACGTTTTTTCCAGGACTTCGGAAAAAGTGCTGCTGATTTTTACCAATTGGAAAAACTGGATCCTGCTTACGAAGTCTATTTTGGAAAAGATGATTCCGTGGTTATTCCTGCCGGACTCGAAAATATCTATCAAAGTTTTGAAACTGTTGAAACAGGAAGTTCTGAAAAGCTTCGGGAATTCATCACCAAAGCACGGGATAATTACGACATCGCCATCAAGGACCTGGTCTACCGGCCGGGAGTTTCGCCCCTCGAACTGGTCACTCCTGCAACGATCACGAGGCTTGGACGTTTTTTCACCAATATCAGTTCTGATGTTGGAAAAGATTTCAGAAATGACAAATTACGCCAGATACTGGAATTCCCCGTGTTATTTCTCGGCGCTAAACCTTCAGACACTCCGGCATTTTACAGCTTTATGAACTATGCCGATTTCGGGCTTGGTACCTGGCACCCTAAAGGCGGAATGTATTCCGTGATCGAGGGTATTCAGCAATTAGCCGAATCACTGGGAGTGCACTTCCATCTGAACAGCCCCGTTAACCAGGTTATTTTGAAAAATAATAAAGCCTGCGGCGTGATCGTTGGCGGAAAAGAATATCATTCAGACATTGTTTTGAGCGGCGCAGATTATCACCATTCCGAAGAACTACTTCCGAAGAAATTTAGGCAGTATTCCGAAGCTTACTGGGACAAAAAAACCTTCGCCCCGTCCAGCCTGCTATTTTACGTGGGTTTTGACAAAAAACTTCAGAATGTGTCACATCATACCCTCTTCTTTGATTCTGATTTTCAGGAACACGCAAAGGATATATATGACCATCCAAAGTGGCCGGAAAACCCGCTTTTTTATGCTAGTTTTCCATCACTTACAGATGACAGCTGCGCTCCGGAAGGTAAAGAGGCAGGCATTTTCCTGATTCCTTTAGCACCAGACCTGGAAGACACAGAAGAATTAAGAAATTATTATTTTAAGCTCATTATTCGGCGGTTTGAGCAATTAACCGGCCAAAAAGTCGAAAATAATGTTATTTTTAAGAAATCCTTTTGCGTTAACGACTTCAAAGAAGCCTATAATTCGTATAAAGGAAATGCATACGGAATGGCCAACACCCTCTTCCAGACTGCTTTCTTACGACCAAAAATAAAAAGTAAAAGAGTTAACCAGCTTTACTTTACCGGGCAGTTAACCGTGCCCGGCCCCGGTGTCCCTCCTTCCCTGATTTCAGGAAAACTGGCCGCCGGACTGATTGAAAAAAATGAAAAAAATTGA
- a CDS encoding SAM-dependent methyltransferase yields the protein MMDSNKNFWEERYEENRTGWDIGEISTPLKNYIDQLQDQDLKILIPGGGNSYEAEYLFQNGFKNVHVVDIASQPLQNLKNRVPDFPESHLHHENFFSHQERYDLILEQTFFCALQPKIRASYAEKVSELLEENGKIAGILFNFEFTNDGPPFGGSKDEYLTYFSPYFKIDIFEECYNSIPPRQGKELFFKFSKKPEA from the coding sequence ATGATGGACTCTAATAAGAATTTTTGGGAAGAGCGATATGAGGAAAATAGAACCGGATGGGATATTGGTGAAATTTCCACTCCTTTAAAGAATTACATCGACCAGCTCCAGGATCAGGATCTGAAAATTTTGATTCCAGGCGGTGGCAATTCCTATGAAGCAGAATATCTTTTCCAAAACGGTTTTAAAAACGTACATGTGGTCGACATCGCTTCACAGCCGCTGCAAAACCTGAAAAACCGGGTTCCAGATTTTCCGGAATCCCATTTGCACCACGAAAATTTCTTCAGCCACCAGGAGAGGTACGATCTTATCCTGGAGCAAACGTTCTTTTGTGCACTACAGCCCAAGATCCGCGCCAGTTATGCGGAAAAAGTTTCCGAATTATTAGAGGAAAATGGGAAAATAGCCGGGATTCTTTTCAATTTTGAATTTACCAACGACGGGCCGCCCTTCGGAGGCTCCAAAGACGAATATTTGACGTATTTTAGTCCGTATTTCAAAATCGATATTTTCGAGGAATGTTACAATTCGATCCCGCCGCGACAGGGAAAAGAACTCTTTTTTAAATTCAGCAAAAAGCCGGAAGCATGA
- a CDS encoding FKBP-type peptidyl-prolyl cis-trans isomerase, which translates to MKINRLAVILLVSILVFSCKKDDDGDTTVNLRDRGEQAIADDQAIIEYLSTHFYNYEEFENPPEGFDYEIVYDTIAGDNAGKTAIIESDKLFTKTINYEGVDQLLYVLKVREGAGEKPTFADSTYVGYRGELLDHTVFNSYYKASLWFDLGGYQYISNGTIRQDGGTILGFARGLEEFGGASGYEIQADNTVKWNDDYGIGALFIPSGLGYFAAPPTTKIGAYKPLVFSFKLYNVNQADHDGDGIPSYMEDLDGDKELFTDDTDGDGLANSSDTDDDGDGTPTRDEIEIDEETGAITLTDTNGDGTPDYLDPDFFKND; encoded by the coding sequence ATGAAGATAAACAGACTTGCTGTAATTCTTTTAGTATCGATACTGGTTTTCAGCTGTAAGAAAGACGATGATGGTGACACCACGGTGAACCTTCGGGATAGAGGGGAACAGGCCATTGCTGATGACCAGGCAATTATCGAGTACCTTTCTACTCACTTTTACAATTATGAGGAGTTCGAAAACCCGCCTGAAGGTTTCGATTACGAGATAGTGTATGATACGATCGCCGGCGATAATGCTGGAAAAACGGCAATAATAGAATCTGATAAGCTCTTTACCAAAACCATTAACTACGAAGGTGTAGATCAATTATTATATGTTCTGAAAGTAAGGGAAGGTGCAGGAGAAAAGCCCACTTTTGCTGATTCTACTTATGTTGGTTACCGGGGTGAGCTTTTAGATCATACCGTTTTCAATAGTTATTATAAAGCTTCTTTGTGGTTTGATCTTGGTGGTTACCAGTATATTTCTAACGGAACAATTCGACAGGATGGCGGAACTATTCTTGGTTTTGCAAGAGGACTGGAAGAGTTCGGTGGAGCATCTGGTTATGAGATTCAGGCTGATAATACCGTTAAGTGGAATGATGATTACGGAATTGGTGCTTTATTCATTCCTTCCGGTTTAGGCTATTTTGCTGCACCTCCTACCACCAAGATCGGTGCCTACAAACCTTTGGTATTCAGTTTCAAATTATATAATGTGAACCAGGCTGATCATGACGGGGATGGTATTCCCTCGTATATGGAAGACCTGGATGGTGATAAAGAACTATTTACTGATGATACAGATGGAGATGGCCTGGCCAATAGCTCGGATACAGATGATGATGGTGATGGTACGCCAACGCGCGATGAGATCGAAATTGATGAAGAAACAGGAGCGATCACTCTAACTGACACCAATGGAGACGGAACACCTGATTATCTGGACCCCGACTTCTTTAAGAATGATTAA
- a CDS encoding outer membrane beta-barrel protein, which translates to MKKFLIAAIFMTGSFVFAQNASFGITGGFNYGATGDYENFSMFTEDASQIVKGKEKAGFHAGLYGQFELAGIFIRPELLYTELNTDYKDFDYALKKIDAPVLVGVNVIGPLNIKAGPSFQYILKNELQNTSFEIGEVDKQVTVGYQLGVGLQFGRLGFDARYEGAFSENDAFGEMANDNNFRIDSRPSQFILSLAYEL; encoded by the coding sequence ATGAAGAAATTTTTGATTGCCGCCATTTTCATGACCGGAAGTTTTGTCTTTGCACAAAACGCTTCCTTTGGGATCACCGGTGGTTTTAATTACGGAGCGACCGGAGATTATGAAAATTTCAGTATGTTCACTGAAGATGCTTCGCAAATCGTAAAAGGGAAGGAAAAAGCCGGGTTTCATGCCGGACTTTACGGCCAGTTTGAGCTGGCAGGAATTTTCATAAGACCAGAGTTACTCTACACTGAACTGAATACCGATTATAAGGATTTTGACTATGCGCTTAAAAAGATCGACGCTCCGGTCCTGGTGGGCGTAAATGTAATTGGCCCTTTAAATATTAAGGCTGGACCATCCTTTCAGTATATTCTGAAAAACGAGCTGCAAAATACTTCTTTTGAAATTGGAGAGGTAGACAAGCAGGTTACGGTTGGCTACCAGCTGGGAGTGGGGTTACAATTTGGCAGATTAGGATTTGATGCTCGATACGAAGGAGCTTTTTCTGAAAATGATGCATTTGGAGAGATGGCAAATGATAATAATTTCCGGATTGATTCCAGGCCATCACAGTTTATTCTGAGCCTGGCTTACGAATTATAA
- a CDS encoding TlpA family protein disulfide reductase: MKPIFSLLICALLLAGCSQKPKYQDPDIDFPALQKDFVTWLQYDISHIDLSANFIALDENAEEISKRQFLNKLNEGSYFPVKMISEETKRVYRLQRIIPNAPVSIGNTVQSQAQDEQRNYRLVENDYPDFKYTDIDGNTYTKNDLLGKVIVFKFWFIHCLPCVKEIPEMNRLVEKYRDENVIFLSLAFDEEEELRNFLSERTYNYRAIAVSKDYISDTLKVDRFPTHMIVDTKGKIWSVINDTEHLSKRLEDILRE, encoded by the coding sequence ATGAAACCGATTTTTTCGCTGCTGATCTGTGCTTTGTTACTTGCTGGCTGCTCTCAAAAACCTAAATACCAGGATCCTGATATCGATTTTCCTGCCCTTCAGAAAGATTTTGTAACCTGGCTTCAGTACGATATTTCACATATAGACCTTTCGGCCAATTTTATCGCACTGGATGAAAATGCTGAAGAAATCAGTAAAAGGCAATTTCTGAATAAACTGAATGAAGGAAGTTACTTTCCGGTAAAGATGATTTCCGAAGAAACCAAAAGAGTTTACCGGCTGCAGCGCATCATTCCGAACGCTCCGGTAAGCATTGGCAATACCGTACAATCCCAGGCACAGGATGAACAGCGCAATTATCGCCTTGTGGAAAACGACTATCCTGATTTCAAATACACCGATATTGACGGAAATACCTATACAAAAAATGATCTTCTGGGTAAGGTGATCGTATTTAAATTCTGGTTCATTCATTGCCTTCCCTGCGTGAAAGAAATACCAGAAATGAATCGGCTGGTAGAAAAGTATCGCGATGAAAATGTTATTTTTCTGAGCCTGGCATTTGATGAGGAAGAAGAACTTCGGAATTTTCTGAGCGAAAGAACGTATAACTACCGGGCGATTGCTGTTTCCAAAGATTACATTTCCGATACTTTAAAGGTTGACAGGTTTCCTACGCACATGATCGTGGATACCAAAGGAAAAATTTGGTCGGTGATCAATGATACCGAGCATCTTTCTAAAAGACTGGAAGACATTCTGCGGGAATGA
- a CDS encoding phytoene/squalene synthase family protein, with amino-acid sequence MKAIFDEVSRSCSQTVTNSYSTSFSLATKMLAPSIRQDIYNIYGFVRLADEIVDTFHDYDKEQLFDDFEEDLHQAIDNKISLNPILNAFQETVHKYQISEDLYISFMESMRLDLHKTTYLSVEEYNKYIYGSADVVGLMCLKVFVKGDSQKYQKLKQAAMSLGSAFQKVNFLRDLKADYEDLSRSYFPNVDLAELDEVNKTNIIEEIENDFHLGLKGIAELPVEAKFGVYTAYIYYRRLLQKLKKVPSLEIRKRRIRVPNYEKAGLLAKSYLSYRLNLI; translated from the coding sequence ATGAAAGCGATCTTTGACGAGGTCTCAAGAAGTTGCAGCCAGACGGTGACCAATTCCTATAGCACCTCTTTCTCCCTTGCTACCAAAATGCTTGCCCCTTCCATAAGGCAGGATATTTACAACATTTACGGTTTTGTTCGTCTGGCCGATGAAATTGTGGATACTTTCCATGATTATGATAAAGAGCAGCTTTTTGACGATTTTGAGGAAGACCTGCACCAGGCGATTGACAATAAGATAAGCCTGAACCCCATTTTAAACGCCTTTCAGGAAACCGTGCACAAATACCAAATTTCCGAAGATCTCTATATTTCTTTTATGGAAAGTATGCGTCTGGACCTTCACAAAACCACGTATCTCAGCGTCGAGGAATACAATAAATACATTTACGGAAGTGCTGATGTTGTAGGTTTAATGTGCCTCAAAGTATTTGTAAAAGGTGACAGCCAGAAATATCAAAAACTCAAGCAGGCCGCCATGAGCCTGGGATCTGCCTTTCAAAAGGTAAATTTCCTCCGGGATCTTAAAGCCGATTACGAAGACCTCAGCCGCAGTTATTTCCCAAATGTGGATCTTGCAGAACTTGACGAAGTGAACAAAACCAATATCATTGAAGAAATTGAGAATGATTTTCATCTTGGCCTGAAAGGTATCGCAGAATTACCGGTCGAAGCCAAATTTGGTGTCTACACCGCTTATATTTACTATCGACGACTGCTTCAAAAACTGAAAAAGGTTCCCTCGCTGGAAATCAGGAAACGTCGTATCCGGGTGCCGAATTACGAGAAAGCAGGATTGCTGGCAAAGTCGTATCTTTCCTATCGCTTAAACCTCATATAA
- a CDS encoding shikimate kinase, whose protein sequence is MKIFLLGYMGSGKSTVGKLLAERLKHRFVDLDQYIEDQEDEKISSLFQKKGEIYFRKKERAALDELLEMEEALVISLGGGTPCYGDNLQVIQNSAENTTVYLKYSIPILLERLWKEKEHRPVISHLEDREKLEEFIRKHLFERGFYYNQSNLILSCDEQSPEQICAAIQEKLR, encoded by the coding sequence ATGAAAATTTTTCTTTTAGGCTATATGGGATCGGGCAAATCTACGGTTGGAAAGTTGCTGGCTGAACGACTAAAACATCGATTTGTAGACCTGGATCAGTATATTGAAGATCAGGAAGATGAGAAGATCAGTAGCCTTTTTCAGAAGAAAGGCGAAATTTATTTTAGGAAAAAAGAACGGGCGGCTTTAGACGAATTACTGGAGATGGAGGAAGCCTTGGTCATTTCTCTGGGCGGCGGAACTCCTTGTTACGGAGATAATCTTCAGGTCATTCAAAATTCTGCCGAAAACACGACCGTGTACCTGAAATATTCTATACCAATTTTACTGGAACGTCTTTGGAAGGAGAAGGAGCACCGGCCGGTAATCAGTCACCTGGAAGATCGGGAAAAATTAGAGGAGTTTATCAGAAAGCACTTATTTGAAAGAGGTTTTTACTACAACCAAAGCAATTTGATCCTTTCCTGTGATGAGCAGTCACCTGAGCAAATTTGCGCGGCGATTCAGGAAAAACTACGATAA